The window TCCTGTCCGGTCACCTGGACAAGCTGGACGAAGACAGCCAGCGCCGCCTGAAGACCAACCCGTTGCGCGTCCTGGACACCAAGAACGCCGACACACAGGCAATCCTGGTCGATGCGCCGAAAATGGCCGACTACCTCGACGAAGAGTCCCGCGTGCACTTCGAGGGCCTCAAGGCTCGCCTGGACGCCGCCGGCATTCCTTACGTGATCAACCCGAAGCTGGTGCGCGGGCTGGACTACTACAGCAAGACCGTTTTCGAATGGGTCACCGACAAGCTTGGCGCCCAAGGCACCGTGTGTGCCGGTGGTCGTTACGATGGCCTGGTCGAGCAGATGGGCGGCAAGCCTACGGCGGGCGTTGGTTTCGCCATGGGCATCGAGCGTCTGGTGCTGCTGCTGGAAACCCTGGAGCAGATTCCGGAAGAGATCTCCCGTCAGGTCGACGTGTACCTCTGCGCTTTCGGTGAAGAAGCCGAGCTGGCCGGTCTGGCCCTGGCCGAGCGTGTACGCGATCAATTACCCAACCTGCGTCTGCAAGTGAATGCCGGCGCCGGCAGCTTCAAAAGCCAGTTCAAGAAAGCCGACAAGAGCGGTGCGCTGTATGCACTGATCCTCGGTGACGACGAGATGGCCCAGCAAGTGGTAGGTTTCAAACCCCTGCGTGGCCAGGGCGAACAACAAAGCATTGCCTGGGATGCGCTTGCCGCTCACCTGGCCACCTGCGTCGTGCAGGGTTGAAGCTGTCTTAAACAGCCGAATTAGCGATTAAGGAGTATTGGGGTGTCGAGTACCGAAGACGAAAATTTGGCGGATTTGAAGGATTGGTGGTCACGCAACGGCAAGCCCCTGGTCACTGGTGGCCTGTTGGCGCTGGTCATCGTGTTCGGCTGGCAGGCGTTCCAGAAATATCAGAGCAACCAGTCGCAAGGCGCCTCGGTGCTCTATCAGCAATTGCTGGAAACCACGCTGACGCCTGACGGCAAGCCAGATGCGGCCCGTGTTTCGGACCTCGCCGGCAAGCTCAACAGCGAGTTCGGCGGCAGCGCCTACGCGCAGTACGGCAGCCTGTTCGTGGCGAAAGTCGCCGTCGATAGCGGCAAGCTCGATGACGCAGCCAGCGAATTGAAAGCCATCGTTGCCAAGCCGGCCAACCCGGCGCTGGGCGAAATCGCCCGTCAGCGTCTGGCGCAGGTACTGGCCGCGCAGAACAAGACCGATGAAGCCCTGAAACTGCTTGAAGGCGATGCCGACAAGGCATTCCTGGCGACTCGTGAAGAACTCAAGGGCGACCTGCTGGTGCAGCTGGGTCGTACCGATGAAGCACACGCGGCGTATCAAAAAGCCAAGGCGGCACTGTCGGATGAAGCGGCGGTCGGTGGCCTACAAATCAAGCTGGACGACCTGGCCAAAGGGGATGCGTGACGTGATCCGTTGGAAACATGCAGCATTGCTGGCTCTGGCCATTTTGGCCGCGGGTTGCAGCAGCAACAGCAAGAAAGAATTGCCACCGGCCGAGTTGACCGACTTTAAAGAAGAAGTGGTTCTGCAGAAGCAGTGGAGTCGTTCGATCGGTGACGGTCAGGGCGAAACCTACAACATGCTGGTTCCGGCGATCGATGGCGACACCATCTACGCCGCCGATGTGACCGGTGTGGTGATGGCGCTGGATCGCAGCAACGGCGACGTCAAGTGGAAGAAAGATCTCGAACTGCCTGTTTCCGGCGCCGTTGGCGTGGGTTACGGTCTGCTGACGATCGGTACGATCAAGGGTGAAATCGTTGCCCTGGACGCCATCAACGGCGAAGAGAAATGGCGCGCTCGCGTGTCCAGTGAAGTCCTCGCACCACCCGCCAACAATGGTGATGTGGTTGTGGTTCAGACCCAGGATGACCGTCTGATCGGTCTGGATGCCGCAACCGGCAACCAGCGCTGGTTGTATGACAGCACCCCGGCGGTGCTGACCCTGCGCGGCACCAGTGCGCCGATCGTCACCAACCGCCTCGCGGTGGCTGGCCTGTCGACCGGTAAAGTGGTCGCTCTCGATATTTCCAACGGCGTGCCGGTGTGGGAACAGCGTGTAGCGATTCCGCAAGGTCGTTCGGAACTGGAGCGTGTTGTCGATATCGACGGCGGCCTGCTGCTGTCCGGCGAGACCATTTACGTCGCGAGCTATCAGGGTCGCGTTGCGGCGCTGGACCTGCAAAGCGGTCGCCAGTTGTGGCAGCGTGATGCTTCCAGCTATGCCGGTGTCGCCCAGGGTTTCGGCAGCGTCTACGTGAGCCTGTCTTCGGGCACCGTTGAAGGCGTCGACGAGCGTTCCACCACAGCTTTGTGGAGCAACGATTCGCTGGCCCGCCGCCAACTGTCGGCTCCGGAAGTGTTCTCCAGCTACGTTGCAGTCGGTGACCTGGAAGGTTACCTGCACCTGCTGAGTCAGGTGGACGGTCGATTCGTCGGCCGCGAACGCATCGACAGCGACGGCCTGCGTGCCCGTCCGCTGGTGGTGGGTGACACGATTTATGTGTATGGCAACAGTGGCAAACTGGAAGCCCTGACCATCAAGTAAAGGTTTGACTATGCTTGGGGTTAACACCCCAGGCTGCTTCACTTGTGGGTATGAATGTGGGAGCGAGCCTGCTCGCGAAGGACGTCAACGATAACGTTTGCGGCCTGAATGAATGCGGTGCCTATGCGTTTATCGCGAGCAGGCTCGCTCCCACAAAAACACCCACAGTGTTGCCCCGAGCACCAGCCGCTGCCTGCAGCGGCTTTTGTATTTTCTGAAATAACGAAGTGGAGAGCCGCATGGTTCCCGTAATCGCCCTGGTGGGCCGACCGAACGTCGGCAAGTCCACCTTGTTCAACCGCCTGACCAGGACTCGCGACGCCATCGTCGGCGACTTGTCCGGTCTGACCCGTGATCGCCAATACGGTGAGGCCAAGTGGCAAGGGCGTTCCTACATTCTGGTCGACACCGGCGGTATCTCCGGTGACGAGCACGGTATGGACGAAAAAATGGCCGAGCAGTCGCTGCTGGCCATTGAAGAAGCGGATGTCGTTCTGTTCCTGGTAGATGCCAAGGCCGGTTTCACCGCCGCCGACCAGATGATCGCCGAGCATTTGCGCAAACGTAACAAGCGTTCCTACGTGGTTGCCAACAAGGTCGACAACATCGACCCAGAAATGGCCCGTGCCGAATTCGCTCCGTTGGGCATGGGCCACGCGATTCCTATCGCCGGTGCTCACGGCCGTGGCATCACCCAGATGCTGGAAATCGCCCTGAGCGACTTCCCGAAAGACGAAGAAGAGCCGGAAGACGGCGAGGAAGAGATCGTTGCCGAAGGCGAGGAAGCCAAGCGCATTCCTGGCCCGAGCGAAAAAGACGGGATCAAGATCGCCATCATCGGCCGTCCGAACGTTGGCAAGTCGACCTTGGTCAACCGCATGCTCGGTGAAGACCGGGTTATCGTTTATGACCAGCCCGGCACCACCCGCGACAGTATCTACATCCCGTTCGAGCGTAACGACGAGAAGTACACGCTGATCGACACCGCCGGTGTGCGCAAGCGCGGCAAGATCCACGAAGAAGTCGAAAAGTTCTCCGTGGTCAAAACCCTGCAGGCGATCAAAGACGCCAACGTGGTGATCTTCGTGATGGACGCCCGCGAAGGCGTGGTCGATCACGACCTCAACCTGCTGGGCTTCGCCATTGAGTCGGGCCGTGCGCTGGTCATCGCGATCAACAAGTGGGACGGCATGACCCCGAGCGAGCGCGACTTCGTGAAGGTCGAGCTGCAACGTCGCCTGTTCTTCGTTGACTACGCCGACATCCACTTCATCTCGGCGCTGCACGGTACTGGCGTGGGCAACCTCTACGCCTCCGTTCAGAACTCGTTCAAGTCCGCGGTCACCCGCTGGCCGACCAACCGTCTGACCCAGATCCTGGAAGATGCGGTCGGCGAGCACGCGCCACCGATGGTCAACAACCGCCGGATCAAGCTGCGTTATGCCCACTTGGGTGGTGCGAACCCGCCGATCATCGTGATCCACGGTAACCAGATCGAGAAAGTGCCGAAGTCGTACGTGCGCTATCTGGAGAACACTTACCGTCGCGTGCTGAAGCTGGTCGGTACGCCGATCCGCATCGAGTTCAAGGGCGGCGAAAACCCGTACGAAGGCAACAAGAACTCGCTCACCGACCGTCAGGTCAACAAGAAGCGTCGTTTGATGTCGCACCACAAAAAGGCCGACAAGAAGCGCCGCGACAAGCGCTGATTCAAACCCGCCCACACATTCGTGAGTGGGGACTCTGTGGCGAGGGAGCTTGCTCCCGCTCGACTGCGCAGCAGTCGCAAAACCAACCCGCGCGTTCTACCTGAACGATCATGGTTGGAGATTTTGGGACCGCTTCGCGGTCCAGCGGGAGCAAGCTCCCTCGCCACAGGTACAGCGGTGATCAAATGAGGAAGGGCGTCTTTATGGCGCCCTTTTTCATGCTTGCCGTTTGGGCTATCCTCGGATTCCCCGCGCCGCCGTTAGAGCCGGGTGTAGAGCAGGGAATCACCGATGATCACCAGTAAGCTGCCGAATGTCGGCATCACCATCTTCACTCAGATGTCTCAGCTCGCGGCGCAAACCGGGGCAATCAACCTGTCCCAGGGTTTCCCCGATTTCGATGCCCCGCAGGCGCTGTGCAATGCGGTCGGGCGTCACGTTGCCAATGGTCACAACCAGTATTCACCGATGACCGGCCTGCCGGCATTGCGTCAGCAAGTGGCGGCGAAAATTGCTCGCAGCTACGGCGTCATTGTCGATGCGGACAACGAAGTGACCATCACTCCCGGCGCCACCCAAGCGATCTTCTGCGCGATTCAGGCGGTTATCCACAGCGGCGACGAAGTGATCGTTTTCGATCCGTGTTACGACAGTTACGAGCCCTCGGTGGAACTGGCCGGTGGCCGTTGCGTGCATGTGCAACTGGGGCTGAATGATTTCTCGATCGACTTCCAGAAACTGGCGGAGGCCATTACGCCGCGTACGCGGATGATTGTGTTGAACACACCGCACAATCCGAGTGGCGCACTGATCAGCCGGGCCGAACTGGATCAATTGGCGGATTTGATCCGTGATCGCGATATCTATCTGGTCAGCGACGAAGTCTACGAACACCTGGTGTTCGACGGCGTACCGCACGTCAGCGTGCTGAACCATGATGAGCTGTATCAGCGGGCCTTCGTGGTCAGCTCGTTCGGCAAGACCTATCACGTTACGGGCTGGAAAACCGGCTACGTGGTCGCGCCACCGGCCCTGACGGCGGAGCTGCGCAAGGTTCACCAATACGTGAGCTTCTGCGGTGTGACACCACTGCAATACGCGTTGGCTGACTTCATGGCCGAACACCCGGAACACGTGGAAGAACTGCCGGCGTT of the Pseudomonas sp. MAG733B genome contains:
- the bamB gene encoding outer membrane protein assembly factor BamB translates to MRDVIRWKHAALLALAILAAGCSSNSKKELPPAELTDFKEEVVLQKQWSRSIGDGQGETYNMLVPAIDGDTIYAADVTGVVMALDRSNGDVKWKKDLELPVSGAVGVGYGLLTIGTIKGEIVALDAINGEEKWRARVSSEVLAPPANNGDVVVVQTQDDRLIGLDAATGNQRWLYDSTPAVLTLRGTSAPIVTNRLAVAGLSTGKVVALDISNGVPVWEQRVAIPQGRSELERVVDIDGGLLLSGETIYVASYQGRVAALDLQSGRQLWQRDASSYAGVAQGFGSVYVSLSSGTVEGVDERSTTALWSNDSLARRQLSAPEVFSSYVAVGDLEGYLHLLSQVDGRFVGRERIDSDGLRARPLVVGDTIYVYGNSGKLEALTIK
- a CDS encoding tetratricopeptide repeat protein — encoded protein: MSSTEDENLADLKDWWSRNGKPLVTGGLLALVIVFGWQAFQKYQSNQSQGASVLYQQLLETTLTPDGKPDAARVSDLAGKLNSEFGGSAYAQYGSLFVAKVAVDSGKLDDAASELKAIVAKPANPALGEIARQRLAQVLAAQNKTDEALKLLEGDADKAFLATREELKGDLLVQLGRTDEAHAAYQKAKAALSDEAAVGGLQIKLDDLAKGDA
- the der gene encoding ribosome biogenesis GTPase Der, whose translation is MVPVIALVGRPNVGKSTLFNRLTRTRDAIVGDLSGLTRDRQYGEAKWQGRSYILVDTGGISGDEHGMDEKMAEQSLLAIEEADVVLFLVDAKAGFTAADQMIAEHLRKRNKRSYVVANKVDNIDPEMARAEFAPLGMGHAIPIAGAHGRGITQMLEIALSDFPKDEEEPEDGEEEIVAEGEEAKRIPGPSEKDGIKIAIIGRPNVGKSTLVNRMLGEDRVIVYDQPGTTRDSIYIPFERNDEKYTLIDTAGVRKRGKIHEEVEKFSVVKTLQAIKDANVVIFVMDAREGVVDHDLNLLGFAIESGRALVIAINKWDGMTPSERDFVKVELQRRLFFVDYADIHFISALHGTGVGNLYASVQNSFKSAVTRWPTNRLTQILEDAVGEHAPPMVNNRRIKLRYAHLGGANPPIIVIHGNQIEKVPKSYVRYLENTYRRVLKLVGTPIRIEFKGGENPYEGNKNSLTDRQVNKKRRLMSHHKKADKKRRDKR
- a CDS encoding pyridoxal phosphate-dependent aminotransferase, producing the protein MITSKLPNVGITIFTQMSQLAAQTGAINLSQGFPDFDAPQALCNAVGRHVANGHNQYSPMTGLPALRQQVAAKIARSYGVIVDADNEVTITPGATQAIFCAIQAVIHSGDEVIVFDPCYDSYEPSVELAGGRCVHVQLGLNDFSIDFQKLAEAITPRTRMIVLNTPHNPSGALISRAELDQLADLIRDRDIYLVSDEVYEHLVFDGVPHVSVLNHDELYQRAFVVSSFGKTYHVTGWKTGYVVAPPALTAELRKVHQYVSFCGVTPLQYALADFMAEHPEHVEELPAFYQAKRDLFCDLLVPSRFSFTRVTGTYFQLVDYSQIRPDLNDVEMSLWMTREHGVASIPISVFYQTPPEGQRLVRLCFAKREETLREAAEKLCVI
- the hisS gene encoding histidine--tRNA ligase, translated to MSKSLQAIRGMNDILPEQTPLWRHFEGTVSRLLDNYGYKQIRMPIVEFTELFKRSIGEVTDIVEKEMYTFDDRNGDSLTLRPEGTAACVRAVLEHGITGGGQVQKLWYIGPMFRHERPQKGRYRQFHQIGVEVFNLDGPDIDAELIVLTWRLWGELGIRDAVKLELNSLGTSESRGRYREALVEFLSGHLDKLDEDSQRRLKTNPLRVLDTKNADTQAILVDAPKMADYLDEESRVHFEGLKARLDAAGIPYVINPKLVRGLDYYSKTVFEWVTDKLGAQGTVCAGGRYDGLVEQMGGKPTAGVGFAMGIERLVLLLETLEQIPEEISRQVDVYLCAFGEEAELAGLALAERVRDQLPNLRLQVNAGAGSFKSQFKKADKSGALYALILGDDEMAQQVVGFKPLRGQGEQQSIAWDALAAHLATCVVQG